Proteins from one Streptomyces genisteinicus genomic window:
- a CDS encoding ABC transporter ATP-binding protein — protein MSSTAPVIDVDGLRLSYGTFHAVRDLSFRVERGELYALLGTNGAGKTSTLEIVEGHRAADSGRVRVFGHDPRNRRAVRHRIGVMLQESGFSPDLTVEESVRLFGTLSRRSDSVPRVLGVAGLTHKAGTRASQLSGGEKRRLDFATAVYGTPELVFLDEPTTGLDIRSRDALWAAVDRLREDGATVVLTTHYLEEAQQRADRIGLMHEGVLKREGTVHELTRTLPAVIRFTLADTAPRPPVPAVRRDDGSVVVETFDLEADLYTLLGWARAHAVELRGLEAGPTGLDDVFRALDDR, from the coding sequence ATGTCATCCACCGCACCTGTCATCGACGTCGACGGTCTCCGTCTGAGCTACGGCACGTTCCACGCCGTGCGGGACCTCTCGTTCCGCGTGGAGCGCGGGGAGCTCTACGCGCTGCTGGGCACGAACGGGGCGGGCAAGACCTCCACCCTGGAGATCGTCGAGGGGCACCGCGCGGCGGACTCGGGACGGGTGCGCGTCTTCGGGCACGATCCCCGGAACCGGCGCGCGGTCCGGCACCGGATCGGTGTGATGCTGCAGGAGAGCGGCTTCTCCCCGGATCTGACGGTGGAGGAGTCCGTCCGGCTCTTCGGCACGCTCAGCCGCCGTTCGGACAGTGTGCCGCGCGTGCTCGGGGTGGCCGGGCTGACGCACAAGGCCGGCACCCGGGCCTCCCAGCTCTCCGGCGGCGAGAAGCGCCGCCTGGACTTCGCGACCGCCGTGTACGGCACGCCGGAGCTGGTGTTCCTCGACGAGCCGACGACCGGTCTGGACATCCGGTCCCGGGACGCCCTGTGGGCAGCGGTGGACAGGCTGCGCGAGGACGGGGCGACCGTCGTGCTCACCACGCACTACCTGGAGGAGGCCCAGCAGCGTGCCGACCGCATCGGGCTGATGCACGAGGGCGTGCTGAAGCGGGAGGGCACCGTGCACGAGCTGACGCGGACCCTGCCGGCGGTCATCCGGTTCACCCTGGCGGACACCGCGCCGCGTCCGCCCGTGCCGGCCGTGCGCCGGGACGACGGCTCGGTCGTGGTCGAGACGTTCGACCTGGAGGCGGACCTGTACACGCTGCTCGGGTGGGCGCGCGCCCACGCCGTGGAACTCCGGGGGCTGGAAGCGGGGCCCACCGGGCTCGACGACGTCTTCCGCGCCCTCGACGACCGGTAG
- a CDS encoding ABC transporter permease, translating into MLAIAFSELIQILRNRTVLLSGFLVPVVPCAFFIYRHEVFADLAGLGYIAAVVVCTVGAFGLYTTTVATLASRRQTLFLKRLRSTPAGDAAILLGLVLPVTVLALIQVTVILVVLAAVTGAPADVPLLVAAIAATVAMMLGLGLATAGLTNSPEHAQVTTLPVSVGTIAVATWVGIAGTGDLTLLKRLLPGGAATELVVGAWEGGTGPARSLVLLAPTLAWVVVAAALAVRLFRWEPRR; encoded by the coding sequence ATGCTCGCCATCGCGTTCAGCGAACTGATCCAGATCCTCCGGAACCGGACCGTGCTGCTGTCCGGCTTTCTCGTACCCGTCGTTCCGTGCGCGTTCTTCATCTACCGGCACGAGGTCTTCGCGGACCTCGCGGGCCTGGGCTACATCGCCGCGGTGGTGGTGTGCACGGTGGGCGCGTTCGGCCTCTACACCACCACGGTGGCCACGCTGGCCTCGCGCCGGCAGACGCTCTTCCTCAAGCGCCTGCGCTCCACGCCGGCGGGCGACGCGGCGATTCTGCTGGGCCTGGTGCTGCCGGTCACCGTCCTGGCGCTGATCCAGGTGACCGTGATCCTGGTCGTGCTGGCGGCGGTGACGGGCGCCCCGGCGGACGTGCCGCTGCTGGTGGCGGCGATCGCGGCGACGGTGGCCATGATGCTCGGACTCGGGCTGGCCACGGCGGGGCTGACGAACTCCCCCGAGCACGCCCAGGTGACGACGCTGCCGGTCAGCGTCGGCACCATCGCGGTGGCGACCTGGGTGGGGATCGCCGGGACCGGGGACCTCACCCTGCTCAAGCGGCTGCTGCCCGGCGGTGCGGCCACCGAGCTCGTGGTCGGCGCCTGGGAGGGCGGCACCGGGCCGGCCCGATCCCTGGTCCTGCTGGCCCCGACGCTCGCCTGGGTCGTCGTGGCGGCGGCCCTGGCGGTACGGCTGTTCCGCTGGGAGCCGCGGCGCTGA